In Solanum lycopersicum chromosome 3, SLM_r2.1, the genomic stretch TCTTGGAGAAGCGCAAGGAAAGGTAATTAGGGGTTTGCTTTCATTTATTCAAGTAGTTGATTTTGTTAGTCTGGTTTCCTCTTTAAGCTTATCGTGTTCTCGAAAATCCAGGGTAATAAGTGCATCACCTTATCCTCTCAACAGCAAGCAATCCCCAGAATGTAGCACTCCTGAACTTGGAAGTAGAAGCCTCTCTATGAATTCTTCAGGCTCTTGTCCTCCCCACATAATCAGTTTGGTCAAGTAGACGATGCATTGCCAAAGGCGGCAAAATAATGTAGACACAAAATGGAAGAGTGTACTAGAAAGattattttgaactattaaatCAACGTTCGTTTTGACCTCAAATACTTATTAAGTTTTTTCTTAGATACATTTACTCTAGGTTTGTTTTTCCTTGTAAGCATTATCTGAGCCTTTTCTCTGATGAAATTACTAGGTTTTTCATTTTTGCCAATGTAAAGAagctttatttttcttcaaagttatgttttttattcttctgTTACCCACTTTGTGTACTACTGTGGTATGATAGTTCTTGTAAATTCACACCATTTTGTACACAGGGATGAATTTCAAAGCCATGACAAAGTACAGATGAAATCGAGCTATCTTTCTTTTGGCATGAAGGGTCATGATGATAACGTTTTATTAGGACAAATGAGTAATTTATCCTATGTTTGATGTAAAATTTGTATTCCCAAGATCTTCAACTTTCATGTCACAAGAACTTCGTTACTCACACTATTCGTGTgcgtataaaataaaaaatttaaaatatcattttttaactgataaatatttaaaggatttttcgaaaataatttttctaataattttttatcataagAGCCCATATCTCATTTAAGAGGTTTCACgagtatgttgttattgttattaacttgtactatgtattttttgtggttttcaaatattgcatttttatttaagaggcatgataaattttaatttgttcataaaGTTTTGTTTTCAGCTAAACttttaaatcatatattgataaataaacaattaaattaaaagtagaaaagacaaattttatttgtagatACATAAATATTACTGTATTTTTTGagcattaagaaaaaaaagaaaaaatcctGGGACAAAGTAGTGGAAATTGACTAAAACTAAGACACAGAGAGAAAGAGAGTAGACTGGTGAGGACGATGATGGATACTGAGAAGCTTGAAGACCTAAAGCATTTTGTGGAGCTTTGCAAAGAGAATCCTTCAATTTTACAGAATCCTTCGCTAACCTTTTTCAAGACCTTTCTCGAAAGgtactcattatttttttttcataacccTTTTAGGTTTTCCTTGATAGAACcaataaattgattaattgtttTTCATTGTTGAATGAATTGATTACAGCTTGGGTGCTCAACTTCCTCCGTCGGTTAAATCTGTAAGCTTCCGCTAGCAATTCGCCCTTTCtgcaattttttgttttagtgaTTGCTGAACCTAATTTTGGTATTGCCAAAGAGTTAAAATTGTGATTTAGTGTAATGTGTGCAAATGAATTTTGTGATTAGTTGATCAATGTGGGGATGGagattagtttttattttgtaagatGGAAATTGGTAGGGTCCGTTATACTTCATGATATTTGGTATTTTGAGAAATGGTGATCGTATTAGCCAAATTGAAGTTTTACAAACTTGACGTTCTGTGTGAAATGGGGAAATGTTGTTCACCGATGAATGAGTTTGCAGGAACAATGTGGAGAGGAGCATCATGATGAACTGGATGAAGACATTGTAGAGTCTGATGTTGAGTTGGATAACACTGATATTGTGGAACCTGACAATGATCCTCCACAACAGGTATGTCATGAAGGGGTTAGGTGGATGCAGCTTTGGCGTTCTTTTGTATTTAATGAGTTTTTCTTTGTTGTATAATTGCAGATGGGAGATTCTACTACTGAAGTAACAGATGAAAATCGAGATGCTGCTCAAATATCAAAAGCGAAAGCACTGGATGCAATATCTGAAGGCAAGCTAATCTTTACTTAACTGTGTAATGAAGATCCATTTTTACAATATTGATTGGGGAAGTTACACCTTATGACAACCGTAAATTTCTGGCAGGCAAGCTTGATGAAGCCATAAATCATTTAACTGAAGCTATTTTGTTGAATCCAACTTCTGCAATATTATACGCAACAAGAGGTTTGTATCTGGCCTATTTACCAtcttaatatttgttttttggCTTTGTATCATGTCCTTCATGTGGTCTTTTGACAAATACCAATGTCTATGCAGCTAATGTCTTCATTAAGCTGAAAAAGCCCAATGCTGCAATCCGTGATGCTGATGCTGCTTTAAAGGTATTTCAGAAGTTATTTCCAGCTATGCTTACATAAGCTAGAAAGAAATTTTAGGttcatttatgtttttgaatGTATTTTTGAGTCCTAAGACTAATGATACTTGCATCATTTCATTAAAGGTCAACCCTGACTCAGCAAAAGGATACAAAGTGAGGGGTATGGCTCGAGCAATGTTGGGCTTATGGAAAGAGGCAGCTAGCGATCTTCGTGTGGCATCCATGATAGATTTTGACGAAGAGATTGCCGAGATACTTAAAAAggttaaatattcaaatttctcCTTGTCCATTACGCCTTCTCCCTGATGTACACGAACCATCTGAATGGTTCACAAAATTTTCTACTGCATGTAGttcaattttgttgtttttacttAACTTAAGAGTAAGAGAAGGAAAAAATGTCTTCAAACTTTAAAATAGAAGTTCTTTGGCCTGGAAATATGGCAGGTTGAACCTAATGCTCACAAAATTGAAGAGCACTGCCGGAAGTATCAACGGCTGCGAGAAGACAAGAGGTTGAGAAAAATTGAGCGTGACAGTCAGCAGCGTCAGGCCGAGCCAAAGGTGTTTTAAAGTGTATTGAAAGTATTTAGTCACTGACTGGCTGCTTTAGATTATTCTTGACATCAATTTGCACTACAGGCAGCTAATGAAAAGAGTAAAAAGAAAGAACAGCAATCTGAACATGAAGCTTCTGTAAGTTTTCT encodes the following:
- the LOC101266708 gene encoding TPR repeat-containing thioredoxin TDX isoform X2, whose translation is MMDTEKLEDLKHFVELCKENPSILQNPSLTFFKTFLESLGAQLPPSVKSEQCGEEHHDELDEDIVESDVELDNTDIVEPDNDPPQQMGDSTTEVTDENRDAAQISKAKALDAISEGKLDEAINHLTEAILLNPTSAILYATRANVFIKLKKPNAAIRDADAALKVNPDSAKGYKVRGMARAMLGLWKEAASDLRVASMIDFDEEIAEILKKVEPNAHKIEEHCRKYQRLREDKRLRKIERDSQQRQAEPKDPDSASDLNYGKIVGIHSVSELETKLNAVSKGSRLAILYFTATWCGPCRFISPFYTSLPEKYPKVAFLKADIDEARDVASRWNVSSVPAFFFIKNGKEVDKVVGADKNSLEKKIAQHAG
- the LOC101266708 gene encoding TPR repeat-containing thioredoxin TDX isoform X1, yielding MMDTEKLEDLKHFVELCKENPSILQNPSLTFFKTFLESLGAQLPPSVKSEQCGEEHHDELDEDIVESDVELDNTDIVEPDNDPPQQMGDSTTEVTDENRDAAQISKAKALDAISEGKLDEAINHLTEAILLNPTSAILYATRANVFIKLKKPNAAIRDADAALKVNPDSAKGYKVRGMARAMLGLWKEAASDLRVASMIDFDEEIAEILKKVEPNAHKIEEHCRKYQRLREDKRLRKIERDSQQRQAEPKAANEKSKKKEQQSEHEASDPDSASDLNYGKIVGIHSVSELETKLNAVSKGSRLAILYFTATWCGPCRFISPFYTSLPEKYPKVAFLKADIDEARDVASRWNVSSVPAFFFIKNGKEVDKVVGADKNSLEKKIAQHAG